One Natator depressus isolate rNatDep1 chromosome 6, rNatDep2.hap1, whole genome shotgun sequence DNA window includes the following coding sequences:
- the API5 gene encoding apoptosis inhibitor 5 — protein sequence MPTVEELYRNYGILADATETAGQHKDAYQVILDGVKGSAKEKRLAAQFIPKFFKHFPELADSAINAQLDLCEDEDVSIRRQAIKELPQFATGDNLPRVADILTQLLQSDDSAEFNLVNNALLSIFKMDAKGTLGGLFSQILQGEDIVRERAIKFLSTKLKTLPEEVLTKEVEELILTESKKVLEDVTGEEFVLFMKILSGLKSLQTVSGRQQLVELVAEQADLEQTFNPSDPDCVDRLLQCTRQAVPLFSKNVHSTRFVTYFCEHVLPNLSSLTTPVEGLDIQLEVLKLLAEMSSFCGDMEKLESNLKKLFDKLLEYMPLPPEEAENGENAGNEEPKLQFSYVECLLYSFHQLGRKLPDFLTSKLNAEKLKDFKIRLQYFARGLQVYIRQLRLALQGKTGEALKTEENKIKVVALKITNNINVLIKDLFHIPPSYKSTVTLSWKPVQKADAGQKRTSEDTTSSSPPKKAPAGPKRDARQIYNPPSGKYSSNLGSFSYEQRGGFRGGRGRGWGGRGNRSRGRIY from the exons ATGCCGACTGTGGAGGAGCTTTACCGCAACTATGGGATCCTGGCCGATGCCACCGAGACCGCGGGGCAG CATAAAGATGCTTATCAGGTGATATTGGATGGCGTAAAGGGAAGTGCCAAGGAGAAGAGGCTAGCAGCACAGTTTATTCCAAAGTTCTTCAAACATTTCCCTGAGTTGGCTGATTCAGCTATCAATGCCCAACTGGACCTCTGTGAGGATGAAGATGTTTCT ATCCGACGCCAGGCAATCAAGGAGCTGCCTCAGTTTGCCACAGGAGATAATCTTCCCCGGGTGGCAGACATACTGACCCAGCTTCTGCAGTCAG ATGATTCCGCAGAATTCAACTTGGTGAACAATGCTCTGTTAAGTATATTTAAGATGGATGCTAAAG GGACACTGGGAGGCTTGTTCAGTCAGATTCTTCAGGGAGAGGATATTGTGAGAGAACGAGCTATCAAGTTCCTCTCTACCAAACTCAAGACCCTTCCTGAGGAAGTGTTAACAAAGGAAGTAGAGGAGCTCATATTAACTGAATCAAAGAAG GTCCTTGAAGATGTGACGGGTGAGGAATTTGTCCTTTTCATGAAGATATTATCTGGCTTAAAAAGCTTACAGACAGTGAGCGGGAGGCAGCAACTGGTGGAACTGGTGGCTGAACAAGCTGACCTGGAGCAAACTTTTAATCCATCCGATCCAGATTGTGTGGACAGACTCTTGCAGTGCACTCGACAGGCAGTGCCACTCTTCTCA AAAAATGTTCATTCTACAAGGTTTGTGACTTACTTCTGCGAGCATGTGTTACCAAACCTCAGTTCCCTGACTACTCCAGTGGAGGGCCTTGATATCCAGTTAGAG GTATTGAAACTACTTGCTGAAATGAGTTCGTTTTGTGGTGACATGGAAAAGTTAGAATCAAACTTGAAGAAGCTTTTTGATAAATTACTG GAGTACATGCCACTTCCTCCAGAGGAAGCAGAGAATGGGGAAAATGCTGGTAATGAAGAGCCCAAGTTGCAGTTCAGCTATGTGGAGTGTTTGTTGTATAGCTTTCATCAGCTGGGGCGAAAGCTTCCAGACTTCCTCACGTCCAAGCTCAATGCAGAGAAATTGAAAGACTTCAAAATCAG GCTACAGTATTTTGCCCGAGGGTTGCAGGTTTATATACGACAGCTTCGTCTGGCACTTCAAGGAAAAACAGGTGAAGCCTTAAAAACAGAAGAG AACAAAATTAAAGTGGTTGCCTTGAAAATAACTAATAACATCAATGTTTTAATCAAG gaCCTTTTCCACATTCCCCCTTCTTACAAGAGCACAGTTACGCTGTCTTGGAAACCTGTACAGAAGGCTGATGCAGG tcaaaaaagaactagtgaAGATACAACTTCAAGTTCACCACCGAAGAAGGCTCCAGCAGGACCAAAAAGGGATGCCAGGCAAATATACAACCCACCCAGTGGGAAATACAGTAGCAACCTGGGCAGCTTTTCTTATG AGCAGAGAGGTGGTTTCCGGGGTGGCCGAGGGAGAGGCTGGGGAGGACGAGGTAATCGCAGTCGAGGAAGAATCTACTGA